A portion of the Pseudomonas protegens CHA0 genome contains these proteins:
- a CDS encoding phosphatidylglycerophosphatase A has protein sequence MTDHPKQVPAEFVPPSVWRNPWHFLAFGFGSGTLPKAPGTWGSLVALPFIPLWQMLPDWGYWLMLGITMLFGFWLCGKVADDLRVHDHEGIVWDEMVGMWITLWLVPEGWYWLLAGFLMFRFFDILKPWPIRWIDRHVHGGVGIMLDDVLAGVFAWLAMQGLVWCFS, from the coding sequence GTGACAGATCATCCCAAACAGGTCCCGGCGGAGTTCGTACCGCCGTCGGTGTGGCGCAACCCCTGGCATTTCCTGGCCTTCGGCTTTGGTTCCGGCACCTTGCCCAAGGCGCCGGGCACCTGGGGTTCGCTGGTTGCGCTACCCTTTATCCCGCTGTGGCAGATGTTGCCGGACTGGGGCTACTGGCTGATGCTCGGCATCACCATGCTGTTCGGCTTCTGGCTCTGCGGCAAGGTGGCCGACGATCTGCGGGTGCATGACCACGAAGGCATCGTCTGGGATGAAATGGTCGGCATGTGGATCACCCTGTGGCTGGTGCCCGAAGGCTGGTACTGGCTGCTGGCAGGTTTCCTGATGTTCCGCTTCTTCGACATTCTCAAGCCCTGGCCGATTCGCTGGATCGACCGGCATGTGCATGGCGGCGTCGGCATCATGCTCGACGACGTCCTCGCCGGGGTGTTTGCCTGGCTGGCGATGCAAGGGCTGGTGTGGTGCTTCAGCTGA
- the thiL gene encoding thiamine-phosphate kinase has protein sequence MGEFELIRNFFAAAPCAQGGEGVALGIGDDCALLAVAPGEQLAISTDTLVAGVHFADPCEPFLLGQRSLAVAVSDLAAMGATPLAFTLALTLPTVSTDWLQAYAQGLNAMAQNCGVRLIGGDTTRGPLTLTLTVFGRVPAGLALTRSGARAGDLLCVGGDLGNAAGALPLVLGQRSAEPALAEPLLAHYWSPQPQLALGQALRGKATAALDISDGLLADCGHIATASAVGLQVEVEKVPLSPALLGFLGQQGARAAALSGGDDYVLAFTLPPAELAPLLTAGWPVRVVGRVVAGQGVTLLDADGQDITPGTRGYQHFPETQ, from the coding sequence ATGGGCGAGTTTGAGCTGATCCGCAACTTCTTCGCTGCCGCGCCTTGTGCGCAGGGCGGCGAGGGTGTTGCCCTGGGGATCGGCGACGACTGCGCCTTGCTGGCAGTTGCCCCTGGCGAGCAGTTGGCGATTTCCACCGACACCCTGGTGGCCGGTGTGCATTTCGCCGATCCCTGCGAGCCCTTTCTTCTTGGCCAACGCTCCCTGGCGGTGGCTGTCAGCGACCTGGCCGCCATGGGCGCCACGCCACTGGCCTTTACCCTTGCCCTGACCCTGCCGACGGTAAGCACCGATTGGCTGCAGGCCTATGCCCAAGGTTTGAATGCCATGGCGCAGAACTGCGGGGTGCGCCTGATCGGTGGCGATACCACCCGCGGCCCCTTGACCCTGACCCTGACGGTATTCGGCCGGGTACCTGCCGGCCTGGCCCTGACCCGCAGCGGTGCTCGGGCAGGCGATCTGCTGTGCGTCGGCGGTGACCTGGGCAACGCCGCCGGCGCCTTGCCGCTGGTTCTGGGCCAGCGCAGCGCCGAGCCGGCGCTGGCTGAGCCACTGCTGGCCCATTACTGGTCGCCGCAACCGCAACTGGCCCTGGGCCAGGCGCTGCGGGGCAAGGCCACGGCGGCGCTGGACATCTCCGATGGCTTGCTGGCCGACTGCGGCCATATCGCCACGGCCTCGGCGGTTGGTTTGCAGGTCGAGGTCGAGAAGGTGCCGCTGTCGCCGGCGCTGCTGGGCTTTCTCGGCCAGCAGGGCGCTCGCGCCGCGGCCCTGAGTGGCGGTGACGACTACGTCCTGGCCTTCACCCTGCCACCGGCCGAACTGGCGCCGCTACTGACGGCCGGCTGGCCAGTGCGGGTGGTCGGGCGAGTGGTGGCCGGGCAGGGGGTGACCCTGCTGGATGCCGATGGGCAGGACATCACCCCCGGCACCCGGGGTTATCAACACTTTCCGGAGACACAGTGA
- the nusB gene encoding transcription antitermination factor NusB codes for MISDDSDRFNPRDPKPANAGKPSKSAKRREARQLATQALYQWHMAKHSLNEIEAQFRVDNDFTDIDGAYFREILHGVPANKNEIDTALVPCLDLAIDELDPVELAVLRLSTWELLKRVDVPYRVVINEGIELAKVFGSTDGHKFVNGVLDKLAPRLREAEVKAFKR; via the coding sequence GTGATTAGCGACGATAGCGATCGTTTCAACCCGCGCGATCCCAAGCCTGCCAATGCCGGCAAGCCATCCAAGAGCGCCAAGCGTCGCGAAGCCCGTCAGCTCGCGACCCAGGCGCTGTACCAATGGCACATGGCCAAGCATTCGCTGAACGAGATCGAAGCGCAGTTTCGGGTCGACAACGATTTCACTGACATCGATGGCGCCTACTTCCGTGAGATCCTGCACGGGGTTCCGGCCAACAAGAACGAGATCGACACCGCGCTCGTGCCTTGCCTGGACCTGGCCATCGATGAGCTGGACCCTGTGGAACTGGCGGTTCTGCGCCTGTCCACCTGGGAACTGCTCAAGCGCGTCGACGTGCCGTACCGCGTTGTGATCAACGAAGGTATCGAACTGGCCAAGGTCTTCGGTTCCACCGATGGCCACAAGTTCGTCAATGGCGTACTCGACAAGCTGGCCCCACGCCTGCGCGAAGCTGAAGTGAAGGCGTTCAAGCGCTGA
- the ribE gene encoding 6,7-dimethyl-8-ribityllumazine synthase, protein MTLKTIEGTFIAPKGRYALVVGRFNSFVVESLVSGAVDALVRHGVSESDITIIRAPGAFEIPLVAQKVAQKGEFAAIVALGAVIRGGTPHFEYVAGECTKGLAQVSMEFGVPVAFGVLTVDSIEQAIERSGTKAGNKGAEAALSALEMVSLLAQLEAK, encoded by the coding sequence ATGACCCTGAAGACCATCGAAGGTACCTTCATCGCCCCTAAAGGCCGCTATGCCCTGGTGGTCGGCCGTTTCAACAGCTTCGTCGTCGAAAGCCTGGTCAGCGGCGCGGTTGACGCCCTGGTTCGCCACGGCGTGAGCGAAAGCGACATCACCATCATCCGTGCTCCTGGCGCCTTCGAAATTCCGTTGGTTGCACAGAAAGTGGCACAAAAGGGTGAGTTCGCGGCAATCGTCGCCCTGGGCGCGGTCATTCGTGGCGGTACTCCGCACTTCGAATACGTGGCTGGCGAGTGCACCAAGGGCCTGGCCCAGGTGTCCATGGAGTTCGGCGTGCCAGTGGCCTTCGGCGTGCTGACCGTTGACTCGATCGAACAAGCCATCGAGCGTTCCGGCACCAAGGCCGGCAACAAAGGTGCTGAAGCTGCCCTGTCCGCCCTGGAAATGGTCAGCCTGCTGGCGCAGTTGGAGGCCAAGTGA
- the ribBA gene encoding bifunctional 3,4-dihydroxy-2-butanone-4-phosphate synthase/GTP cyclohydrolase II, which yields MALNSIEELVEDIRQGKMVILMDDEDRENEGDLIMAAECCKAEHINFMAKHARGLICMPMSRERCELLKLPLMAPRNGSGFGTKFTVSIEATEGVTTGISAADRARTVQAAAAKDAKAEDIVSPGHIFPLMAQPGGTLARAGHTEAACDLARMAGFEPSGVICEVMNDDGTMSRRTELEAFAAEHNIKIGTIADLIHYRMIHERTVQRIAEQPLDSELGQFNLVTYRDSVEGDVHMALTLGEICAEEPTLVRVHNMDPLRDLLMVKQPGRWSLRAAMATVAEAGSGVVLLLGHPLDGDVLLAHIRETAEHQPAKKPTTYSIVGAGSQILRDLGVRKMRLMSAPMKFNAISGFDLEVVEYVPSE from the coding sequence GTGGCGCTCAACAGCATCGAAGAACTGGTTGAAGACATCCGCCAAGGCAAGATGGTCATCCTCATGGATGACGAAGACCGCGAGAACGAAGGCGACCTGATCATGGCCGCCGAGTGCTGCAAGGCCGAACACATCAACTTCATGGCCAAGCACGCCCGCGGCCTGATCTGCATGCCCATGAGCCGCGAGCGCTGCGAGCTGCTCAAGCTGCCGCTGATGGCGCCGCGCAACGGTTCGGGGTTTGGCACCAAGTTCACCGTCTCCATCGAGGCCACCGAAGGCGTGACCACCGGCATCTCCGCCGCTGACCGCGCCCGTACCGTGCAGGCCGCCGCTGCCAAGGACGCCAAGGCCGAGGACATCGTCAGCCCGGGCCACATCTTCCCGCTGATGGCCCAGCCCGGCGGCACCCTGGCCCGCGCTGGCCACACCGAGGCCGCCTGCGACCTGGCGCGCATGGCCGGTTTCGAGCCCAGCGGGGTGATCTGCGAAGTGATGAACGACGACGGCACCATGTCCCGTCGCACCGAACTGGAAGCCTTCGCCGCCGAGCACAACATCAAGATCGGCACCATTGCCGACCTGATCCACTACCGGATGATCCACGAACGTACCGTTCAGCGGATTGCCGAGCAGCCGCTGGATAGCGAACTGGGCCAGTTCAACCTGGTGACCTATCGTGATTCCGTGGAAGGCGACGTGCACATGGCCCTGACCCTGGGCGAGATCTGCGCTGAAGAGCCGACCCTGGTACGGGTGCACAACATGGATCCGCTGCGCGACCTGCTGATGGTCAAGCAACCGGGCCGCTGGAGCCTGCGGGCGGCCATGGCCACGGTGGCCGAGGCCGGCAGTGGCGTGGTGCTGTTGCTCGGGCACCCGCTGGATGGCGACGTGCTGCTGGCGCATATCCGTGAAACCGCGGAGCACCAGCCGGCGAAGAAGCCCACCACCTACAGCATCGTCGGTGCCGGTTCGCAGATCCTGCGCGACCTGGGCGTACGCAAAATGCGCCTGATGAGTGCGCCGATGAAGTTTAATGCGATATCCGGTTTCGACCTGGAAGTTGTAGAATACGTGCCCTCCGAATAA
- a CDS encoding riboflavin synthase has translation MFTGIIESIGSIRALTPKGGDVRVYVETGKLDLADVKLGDSIAVNGVCLTAVELPGDGFWADVSRETLDCTAFHQLKAGSRVNLEKALTPTTRLGGHLVSGHVDGVGEVVAREENARAIQFRIRAPKELAKYIAHKGSITVDGTSLTVNAVNGAEFELTIVPHTLAETIMADYRPGRQVNLEVDLLARYLERLLLGDKAAEATGGTITESFLAANGYLKS, from the coding sequence ATGTTCACCGGCATCATCGAATCCATCGGCAGCATTCGCGCATTGACCCCAAAAGGCGGAGATGTGCGGGTCTATGTAGAAACCGGCAAGCTTGATCTGGCCGACGTCAAATTGGGCGACAGCATCGCGGTGAACGGCGTCTGCCTGACCGCTGTTGAACTGCCTGGCGATGGTTTCTGGGCCGATGTCAGCCGTGAAACCCTGGACTGCACCGCTTTTCATCAGTTGAAGGCCGGCAGCCGGGTGAACCTGGAGAAAGCCCTGACCCCGACCACCCGCCTGGGCGGTCACCTGGTCAGTGGCCATGTCGACGGCGTCGGTGAAGTGGTGGCGCGGGAAGAAAATGCCCGGGCCATCCAGTTCCGCATCCGCGCACCGAAAGAGCTGGCCAAGTACATCGCCCATAAAGGCTCGATCACCGTCGACGGCACCAGCCTGACGGTCAACGCGGTCAATGGCGCCGAGTTCGAGCTGACCATCGTTCCCCACACCCTGGCGGAAACCATCATGGCCGACTACCGGCCGGGTCGGCAGGTCAACCTTGAGGTGGACCTGCTGGCGCGCTACTTGGAGCGCCTGCTGCTGGGCGACAAGGCGGCCGAGGCCACGGGCGGCACCATTACCGAAAGTTTTCTGGCCGCTAACGGCTATCTCAAATCCTGA
- the ribD gene encoding bifunctional diaminohydroxyphosphoribosylaminopyrimidine deaminase/5-amino-6-(5-phosphoribosylamino)uracil reductase RibD, with amino-acid sequence MSQPAEQAVLDAHYMARALELARKGRYSTHPNPRVGCVIVRDGQVVGEGWHVRAGEPHAEVHALRAAGELARGATAYVTLEPCSHHGRTPPCADALVNAGVARVVAAMQDPNPEVAGRGLHRLAQAGIDTHGGVLEGEARAINKGFLKRMEHGLPYVRVKLAMSLDGRTAMASGESQWITGPAARSAVQRLRAESSVVLTGADTVLADDARLTVRAAELGLDAEQTALAMSRPPLRVLIDGRLRVPLDAPFFKAGPALVATCAAVEEQYANGPECLIVPGPDGQVDLRRLLLELAARGVNEVLVEAGPRLAGAFAQQGLVDEYQIFVAGKFLGSSARPLLDWPLAQMSQAPLLKIIEMRAVGDDWRVTAIPAPPASV; translated from the coding sequence ATGAGCCAGCCTGCCGAGCAAGCGGTCCTCGACGCCCACTACATGGCCCGTGCTCTGGAACTGGCGCGCAAGGGTCGCTACTCCACCCATCCCAACCCGCGTGTCGGCTGCGTCATCGTGCGCGACGGCCAGGTGGTGGGCGAGGGCTGGCACGTGCGGGCCGGCGAGCCCCATGCCGAGGTGCATGCCCTGCGCGCGGCCGGTGAACTGGCCCGTGGCGCCACCGCCTATGTGACCCTCGAACCCTGCAGCCATCACGGGCGTACGCCGCCCTGCGCCGACGCCCTGGTGAATGCCGGTGTGGCACGGGTGGTCGCGGCCATGCAGGACCCCAACCCGGAAGTGGCCGGCCGTGGCTTGCATCGCCTGGCCCAGGCCGGCATCGACACCCATGGCGGTGTGCTGGAAGGCGAGGCGCGGGCGATCAATAAAGGCTTTCTGAAACGCATGGAGCACGGCTTGCCTTATGTGCGGGTCAAGCTGGCCATGAGCCTGGATGGCCGCACCGCCATGGCCAGTGGCGAGAGCCAGTGGATCACTGGCCCTGCGGCGCGCTCTGCAGTGCAGCGCCTGCGGGCCGAGTCCAGCGTGGTACTGACCGGCGCCGACACAGTGCTGGCGGACGACGCGCGGCTGACCGTGCGCGCCGCCGAACTGGGCCTGGATGCCGAGCAGACCGCCCTGGCCATGAGCCGGCCGCCGCTGCGGGTGCTGATCGACGGCCGCCTGCGGGTGCCTCTGGATGCGCCATTCTTCAAGGCCGGCCCAGCGTTGGTTGCCACTTGTGCGGCGGTGGAAGAGCAATACGCCAACGGCCCGGAATGCCTGATTGTTCCAGGCCCCGATGGCCAGGTGGATCTGCGTCGCCTGCTGTTGGAGCTGGCGGCCCGTGGGGTCAACGAAGTGCTGGTGGAAGCCGGCCCACGCCTGGCCGGGGCCTTTGCCCAGCAGGGCCTGGTGGACGAGTACCAGATATTCGTCGCCGGCAAGTTCCTCGGTTCCTCTGCGCGGCCGTTGCTGGACTGGCCGCTGGCGCAGATGAGCCAGGCGCCATTGCTGAAGATCATAGAAATGCGTGCGGTGGGCGATGACTGGCGAGTCACTGCCATCCCGGCCCCGCCAGCGAGCGTATAA